The Engystomops pustulosus chromosome 4, aEngPut4.maternal, whole genome shotgun sequence genome contains a region encoding:
- the LOC140125689 gene encoding nuclear apoptosis-inducing factor 1-like, whose protein sequence is MDTGGSGAEDEEEPGRAKKARFTERETEILVEEVTQNYDHLFGRLADSIPLSAKHHIWQGITVRINGLGVEYRSVPEVRKKWYDCRRRLKAKLAKHRVSSEDGWWP, encoded by the exons ATGGATACTGGGGGCTCTGGTGCTGAAGATGAGGAGGAGCCTGGCCGGGCAAAGAAGGCACGTTTCACGGAACGTGAAACGGAAATATTGGTTGAGGAg GTGACACAAAATTATGATCATCTTTTTGGCCGGCTGGCCGACTCAATTCCCCTGTCAGCCAAACACCACATTTGGCAGGGGATCACAGTGCGGATCAATGGCCTAG GAGTGGAATATCGTTCCGTTCCTGAGGTCCGCAAGAAGTGgtatgactgcaggaggaggctgaaggccaAGCTGGCGAAGCACAGAGTCAGCTCGGAGGACGGGTGGTGGCCCTAG